In Pelagicoccus enzymogenes, the following proteins share a genomic window:
- a CDS encoding carbohydrate binding family 9 domain-containing protein: MQTEVYMAFDDDKIYFGLVASDPEAESIVATQLKRDSDLNGDDFFALVLDPFLDLRNGYYFAFNALGARRDALIRGGATLNADWDGIWDVVTNRTAGGWVAEGFIPFSTLSFKSDVEAWGLNMERVIARSGERLRWNGTQRQFEVNNLANAGRLRGLAGLQRAAGFELRPSLSITYSEDSRSDTDFSNFKPSFDLFYKLTESTTAVVTVNTDFADAEVDDRVVNLTRFPVKFPEKRAFFLQDAGVFSYSLINNNPLPYYSRRMGLGRRGEIVDIVAGARISGREGPVNFGVLGVRTEAAGEIEAKDLAVARVLLNLSDEAGVGVIATSGDPLSNGNATLFGLDLNYTTGDLFGRPANLLDSSLYYQTTSSTGRDQDSEAYGWGFKFDSPTWGFVSYLDRVGIDYFPALGSVRQTGVSTLTGRLDYEFNPESLKSVVPTVTYVQRDNLVDHELELETYGFEVTAETQRGETLLLRVREEWERLPSAFSVGPGVKVLPGAFSGQRIESLVTTSKSRPFSGTLGFARIPYYGGYQTEYSSSFTWRPNPLFNVDSTFEYTDVALPYAQFPVRLVKAGATLQFSKELIWSALGQFDNISESIGFNTRLRWTYAPGSDVYLVFNQGIDASGDRWDYFRFDLSAKVGATYRF, translated from the coding sequence ATGCAAACTGAAGTGTATATGGCGTTCGACGACGACAAGATCTACTTCGGTTTAGTCGCGAGCGATCCTGAAGCGGAATCGATCGTCGCAACCCAGCTCAAACGCGACTCGGATCTTAACGGTGACGATTTTTTCGCTCTGGTACTCGACCCGTTTCTCGACCTGCGAAATGGCTACTATTTCGCGTTCAACGCGCTCGGGGCGCGTCGCGACGCCTTGATTCGGGGTGGGGCGACATTGAATGCTGACTGGGATGGTATTTGGGATGTGGTTACAAACCGAACCGCAGGAGGTTGGGTGGCCGAGGGCTTCATTCCGTTTTCTACGCTCTCCTTTAAATCGGATGTGGAGGCTTGGGGCTTGAACATGGAACGCGTCATCGCGCGCTCCGGCGAGCGATTGCGTTGGAATGGGACGCAACGGCAATTCGAGGTGAACAACCTCGCGAATGCGGGGCGGCTACGAGGATTGGCTGGTTTGCAGCGAGCGGCCGGTTTCGAGCTACGCCCGTCTCTTTCGATTACCTATTCCGAAGACTCTAGAAGCGATACGGATTTTTCGAACTTCAAACCGAGTTTCGACTTGTTCTACAAGCTCACCGAATCGACCACCGCGGTGGTTACGGTGAATACCGATTTCGCGGATGCTGAGGTGGACGATCGAGTCGTCAACTTGACGCGGTTCCCGGTGAAGTTTCCGGAAAAGCGAGCTTTCTTCCTGCAAGACGCCGGCGTTTTCTCGTACAGCTTGATCAACAACAATCCCTTGCCGTACTACTCGCGTCGCATGGGTTTGGGACGTCGCGGCGAGATCGTCGATATCGTGGCGGGCGCCCGTATTTCTGGCCGAGAGGGGCCGGTAAACTTCGGGGTGCTCGGGGTGCGTACGGAGGCGGCGGGGGAGATCGAAGCCAAAGATCTGGCGGTGGCTCGCGTGTTGCTGAACCTTTCGGACGAGGCGGGAGTGGGGGTGATCGCGACTTCGGGGGATCCGTTGAGCAACGGAAACGCCACGCTGTTCGGGTTAGACTTGAACTACACGACGGGCGACCTGTTTGGACGTCCGGCGAACTTGCTGGATAGTTCGCTGTACTATCAGACGACGAGCTCGACCGGTCGCGACCAAGACAGCGAGGCATACGGCTGGGGCTTCAAGTTCGACAGTCCTACCTGGGGATTCGTGAGCTACTTGGATCGCGTTGGCATCGATTATTTTCCCGCCTTGGGTAGCGTGCGGCAGACGGGCGTTTCGACTTTGACGGGCAGGCTGGATTACGAGTTCAATCCTGAGTCCCTCAAAAGCGTGGTCCCAACGGTGACCTACGTACAGCGTGATAATTTGGTAGACCATGAGCTCGAGCTCGAAACCTATGGGTTTGAGGTGACGGCGGAAACGCAGCGCGGCGAGACGCTATTGCTGCGGGTGCGAGAGGAGTGGGAGCGATTGCCGAGCGCTTTTTCGGTGGGACCGGGCGTTAAGGTCTTGCCGGGCGCGTTTTCTGGGCAACGTATCGAAAGCTTGGTGACAACTTCGAAGTCGCGTCCATTCTCCGGAACGCTGGGCTTTGCCCGGATCCCATACTACGGAGGGTATCAGACCGAGTATTCGAGCAGCTTTACATGGCGCCCAAATCCGCTGTTCAACGTCGACTCAACCTTCGAATATACGGACGTAGCGCTTCCTTATGCTCAATTTCCCGTTCGCTTGGTGAAAGCAGGCGCCACGCTGCAGTTTTCAAAGGAGCTTATCTGGTCTGCCCTCGGGCAGTTCGACAACATCAGCGAGTCGATAGGATTCAATACGCGACTGCGTTGGACTTACGCCCCGGGGAGCGATGTTTATCTCGTTTTCAATCAAGGAATCGATGCTTCCGGAGACCGCTGGGATTACTTCCGCTTTGATCTCAGCGCCAAAGTGGGCGCTACCTATCGGTTTTGA